One Manihot esculenta cultivar AM560-2 chromosome 6, M.esculenta_v8, whole genome shotgun sequence DNA segment encodes these proteins:
- the LOC110616748 gene encoding protein GLUTAMINE DUMPER 2: MAAGREPFNVTARAPTSAFGNRSPWHSPVPYLFGGLAAMLGLIAFALLILACSYWKLSGYLENGNEGDERDLESGEGANKTGEDQKQQSVAFEEKILVIMAGEVKPTFLATPMSSRSSSFGDNSSTKSCSCSENSEKSENGRGSSAEMVKQGTVDQEQSRTAETSTLNDSSDQNH; this comes from the coding sequence ATGGCAGCAGGAAGAGAGCCCTTCAACGTCACTGCCAGAGCTCCAACTTCGGCGTTCGGAAACCGCTCTCCCTGGCATTCACCTGTTCCCTACTTGTtcggtggcttggctgccatgCTTGGTTTAATTGCTTTTGCTCTCTTAATTCTTGCCTGTTCCTACTGGAAGCTATCCGGGTACCTTGAAAACGGCAACGAAGGAGACGAAAGGGACCTCGAATCCGGAGAAGGAGCAAATAAGACTGGCGAAGATCAGAAACAACAATCGGTAGCCTTTGAAGAGAAGATATTAGTGATTATGGCCGGAGAAGTTAAGCCAACTTTCTTGGCAACaccaatgtctagtaggtcgtCTTCTTTTGGTGATAATAGCAGTACAAAAAGCTGTTCTTGCAGCGAAAACAGTGAGAAATCTGAGAATGGTAGAGGTAGTAGTGCTGAGATGGTGAAACAGGGGACTGTTGATCAAGAACAGAGTAGAACCGCAGAGACGTCCACCCTTAATGATTCCTCAGATCAaaaccattaa